A genomic region of Mesorhizobium sp. NZP2077 contains the following coding sequences:
- a CDS encoding Mur ligase family protein, with translation MRKIREELQRRVKVYRARRARAKSKATFIGVTGSSGKSTVTALLGHILAAHRPTYARVLANTINSLVSTLYKRMRQAGEVDYVVFEAGAFGVDTLRPMAEMLQPHVAVVTMVRLEHFSSFRTVENVAREKRALVEALRPDGLAVLNADDPHVAGMAAGTGCRVVSFGTAELADYRVTDIHAAYPDRLTLSIHWRGGILELKTPFPGEHFWLPTAAAVATALELGVAPDKIAAQVATFQPLANRCAVLVTDDGPHFIVDAAKAPWHSINLALDMVAKATVDRKRIVLGQISDYSGSSRKYAQAYKAAREIADQVIYTGDNAHRSGAGQADRDSGRFVELRTPKEVSDHIRRTAVPGELILVKSSSNLHLERIALAWTHDVKCWMPVCGKREGCDTCGLYEVPFEQHGDHVRRRRHARRRQRFRRLFGGGSS, from the coding sequence TTGCGGAAGATTCGCGAAGAGTTGCAGCGTCGCGTCAAGGTCTACAGGGCCAGGCGCGCCCGGGCGAAAAGTAAGGCGACCTTCATCGGCGTCACTGGCAGTTCGGGAAAATCGACGGTCACGGCGCTGCTTGGGCACATATTGGCCGCCCATCGGCCGACCTATGCACGCGTGCTCGCCAACACCATCAACTCGCTGGTCAGCACGCTCTACAAGCGCATGAGGCAAGCGGGTGAGGTCGACTACGTCGTCTTCGAAGCCGGCGCCTTCGGCGTCGACACGCTGCGGCCAATGGCGGAAATGCTGCAGCCGCATGTGGCTGTCGTCACCATGGTTCGCCTTGAGCACTTTTCCAGTTTCCGAACCGTCGAGAATGTTGCCAGGGAAAAACGCGCATTGGTTGAAGCGCTGCGGCCAGACGGCCTTGCGGTCCTCAACGCCGACGATCCCCACGTGGCCGGCATGGCTGCTGGCACCGGATGCCGTGTCGTCAGCTTCGGCACGGCTGAATTGGCCGACTATCGTGTCACTGACATCCACGCCGCCTATCCGGATCGCCTGACGCTTTCGATCCACTGGCGCGGCGGCATACTTGAACTCAAGACGCCGTTTCCGGGCGAACATTTCTGGCTGCCGACCGCTGCTGCGGTCGCGACGGCGCTCGAACTGGGCGTCGCTCCGGATAAGATTGCCGCCCAGGTGGCGACTTTCCAGCCATTGGCCAATCGCTGTGCCGTGCTCGTCACCGACGATGGTCCGCACTTCATCGTCGACGCCGCCAAGGCGCCGTGGCACTCGATCAACCTTGCCTTGGACATGGTGGCGAAGGCCACTGTCGATCGCAAGCGCATCGTGCTTGGCCAGATATCGGACTATTCCGGCTCGTCCAGGAAATACGCCCAAGCCTACAAAGCTGCGCGGGAAATCGCCGATCAGGTGATCTATACCGGTGACAATGCACATCGCTCCGGGGCAGGGCAGGCTGACCGCGACAGCGGCCGGTTCGTCGAGCTTCGCACGCCGAAGGAAGTCTCCGACCATATCAGGCGCACGGCAGTGCCGGGCGAGTTGATCCTGGTCAAAAGCTCTTCAAACCTTCATTTGGAGCGCATCGCGCTCGCCTGGACGCATGACGTCAAATGCTGGATGCCTGTCTGCGGCAAGCGCGAGGGCTGCGACACTTGCGGCCTGTATGAGGTGCCGTTCGAGCAGCATGGCGACCATGTCAGGCGGCGCAGGCACGCCAGAAGAAGGCAGCGGTTCCGGCGCCTGTTCGGCGGCGGGTCGTCATAG
- the edd gene encoding phosphogluconate dehydratase, whose protein sequence is MTARRDIEAITERIRQRSKAGRERYLGRIAEASNQTANRSVLSCGNLAHGFAVCSPSEKLALGADKVPNLGIITSYNDMLSAHQPFETFPALIKDAAREAGGIAQVAGGVPAMCDGVTQGQPGMELSLFSRDVIAMSAAVGLSHNMFDAAVFLGVCDKIVPGLVIAALTFGHLPAVFIPAGPMTTGLPNDEKAKVRQLYAEGKAGRAELLEAESKSYHGPGTCTFYGTANSNQMLMEIMGLHTPGASFVNPGTPLREALTREATKRALAITALGNAYTPVGRMIDERSFVNGVVGLHATGGSTNHTIHLIAMAAAAGVALTWQDISDLSEAVPLLARVYPNGLADVNHFHAAGGLGFLIRELLDEGVLHGDVQTVWGEGLRPYAVEAKLGADGSVVREASPQASGDEKVLAPFHKAFQPTGGLKVLAGNLGHAVIKTSAVKPERRLIEAPAKVFDSQQGLNEAFKAGTLTGDFIAVIRFQGPKANGMPELHKLTTVLGILQDRGQRVALVTDGRMSGASGKVPAAIHVTPEAVEDGPIARIHDGDIIRLDADAGTLEVLVPGTEFALRRTAEVDLIGNEFGFGRELFAGFRQLVGRADHGASAFGTA, encoded by the coding sequence ATGACCGCAAGACGCGACATCGAAGCCATCACGGAGCGCATCCGCCAACGCTCGAAGGCAGGACGTGAGCGCTATCTCGGCCGTATCGCCGAGGCATCGAACCAGACCGCCAACCGGTCGGTGCTGTCCTGCGGCAACCTCGCCCACGGCTTTGCGGTGTGCAGCCCCTCGGAGAAGCTGGCGCTCGGTGCCGACAAGGTGCCCAATCTCGGCATCATCACCTCCTACAACGACATGCTGTCGGCGCATCAGCCCTTCGAAACCTTCCCAGCGCTGATCAAGGACGCCGCGCGCGAAGCCGGCGGCATCGCCCAGGTGGCCGGTGGCGTGCCGGCAATGTGCGACGGCGTCACGCAGGGCCAGCCCGGCATGGAATTGTCGCTGTTTTCGCGCGACGTGATCGCCATGTCGGCAGCGGTCGGCCTGTCGCACAATATGTTCGACGCCGCGGTCTTTCTCGGCGTCTGCGACAAGATCGTGCCGGGGCTGGTGATCGCGGCACTGACCTTCGGCCATCTGCCGGCAGTGTTCATCCCGGCCGGGCCGATGACGACCGGCCTGCCCAACGATGAGAAAGCCAAGGTTCGCCAGCTTTATGCCGAGGGCAAGGCGGGACGCGCCGAGTTGCTCGAAGCCGAGTCCAAATCCTACCATGGGCCGGGCACCTGCACCTTCTACGGCACGGCCAACTCCAACCAGATGCTGATGGAGATTATGGGCCTGCACACGCCGGGCGCCTCCTTCGTCAATCCTGGCACGCCGCTGCGCGAAGCCTTGACGCGCGAGGCGACGAAGCGGGCGCTGGCGATCACCGCGCTCGGCAACGCCTATACCCCGGTCGGGCGCATGATCGACGAGCGCTCATTCGTCAACGGCGTCGTTGGCCTGCATGCCACCGGCGGCTCGACCAACCACACCATCCACCTGATCGCCATGGCGGCGGCAGCAGGCGTCGCCCTGACCTGGCAGGACATTTCCGACCTGTCGGAAGCCGTGCCGCTCTTGGCGCGCGTCTACCCGAACGGCCTTGCGGACGTGAACCATTTCCACGCCGCCGGCGGGCTCGGCTTCCTGATCCGCGAACTGCTGGACGAAGGCGTCCTGCACGGGGATGTGCAGACGGTGTGGGGCGAAGGCCTGCGGCCCTATGCGGTCGAGGCAAAGCTCGGCGCCGACGGCTCCGTGGTGCGCGAGGCCTCGCCGCAGGCAAGCGGCGACGAAAAGGTGCTGGCGCCGTTCCACAAGGCGTTCCAGCCGACAGGCGGGCTGAAGGTGCTGGCGGGCAATCTCGGCCATGCCGTCATCAAGACCTCGGCCGTCAAGCCGGAACGGCGCCTCATCGAGGCGCCGGCCAAGGTGTTCGACAGCCAGCAGGGCCTGAACGAAGCGTTCAAGGCGGGCACGCTGACCGGCGATTTCATCGCCGTCATCCGCTTCCAGGGTCCGAAGGCCAACGGCATGCCGGAACTGCACAAGCTGACCACCGTGCTCGGCATCCTGCAGGATCGCGGCCAGCGCGTGGCCCTGGTCACCGACGGGCGCATGTCAGGCGCTTCCGGCAAGGTGCCGGCGGCGATCCATGTGACGCCGGAAGCGGTCGAGGACGGGCCGATCGCCCGGATCCATGACGGCGACATCATCCGCCTCGACGCCGATGCCGGCACGCTCGAAGTGCTGGTACCGGGGACGGAATTCGCGCTGCGTCGTACCGCGGAAGTCGATCTCATCGGCAACGAGTTCGGCTTCGGCCGCGAGCTTTTCGCCGGTTTCCGACAGCTGGTCGGCCGTGCCGACCACGGCGCCAGCGCATTCGGAACCGCCTGA
- a CDS encoding glutamine synthetase family protein encodes MMPPAKKEVRPSSRGGRARTPAFVKNLRGVKNWKEVSEWLEWRGIEDIECITPDQAGVARGKMMPSKKFTSNTSLALPSAVFMTTISGGYPEDGNGFHYPEDDGDLKLMPDLSTLTVVPWEEDPTAAVICDLVHQDGRSVEFTPRNVLKRVLAAYDKLGLKPVVAPEIEFYLVRKNPDPDYPLTPPVGRSGRAIGGGAGYSIAGVNEFDELIDDIYHFSESQGLEIDTLIHEEGAGQLEINLRHGDPIELADQVFMFKRTIREAALKHEIYATFMAKPIQGQPGSAMHIHQSIVDKKTGRNIFSAEDGSETEEFFHFIGGMQKHVPNALVMFAPYVNSYRRLTQAASAPVNNKWGYDNRTTAFRVPRSDPAARRVENRIPSSDANPYLALAASLACGLIGITNKLKAEPPVLTTANAHEIDLPRSLLEAVDLFEGDEELCALLGKSFAATYAAIKRAEFETFMEVISPWEREYLLLNV; translated from the coding sequence ATGATGCCGCCTGCAAAAAAGGAAGTCCGTCCGTCGAGCCGCGGAGGACGGGCGCGCACGCCTGCCTTCGTGAAAAACCTGCGTGGTGTGAAGAACTGGAAGGAAGTCAGCGAATGGCTGGAATGGCGCGGCATCGAGGACATCGAATGCATCACGCCTGATCAGGCTGGCGTTGCGCGCGGCAAGATGATGCCGTCGAAGAAATTCACCTCCAACACCTCGCTGGCGCTGCCTTCGGCCGTCTTCATGACGACGATTTCCGGCGGCTATCCTGAAGACGGCAATGGCTTCCACTATCCGGAAGACGATGGCGATCTCAAGCTGATGCCGGACCTGTCGACGCTGACGGTGGTGCCTTGGGAAGAAGACCCGACGGCCGCCGTCATCTGCGACCTCGTCCACCAGGATGGCCGCTCGGTCGAATTCACGCCGCGCAATGTGCTGAAGCGCGTGCTTGCCGCCTATGACAAGCTTGGGCTGAAGCCGGTGGTGGCACCCGAGATCGAATTCTATCTGGTGCGCAAGAATCCGGATCCGGACTATCCGCTGACCCCGCCCGTCGGCCGCTCGGGGCGCGCAATCGGCGGCGGCGCCGGCTATTCGATCGCCGGCGTCAACGAGTTCGACGAATTGATCGACGACATCTACCATTTCTCCGAAAGCCAGGGCCTGGAGATCGACACACTCATCCACGAAGAGGGCGCTGGCCAGCTCGAGATCAATCTGCGCCATGGCGACCCGATCGAGCTCGCCGACCAGGTGTTCATGTTCAAGCGCACCATTCGCGAAGCCGCGCTCAAGCATGAGATCTACGCGACCTTCATGGCCAAGCCGATCCAGGGCCAGCCGGGTTCGGCCATGCATATCCATCAGTCGATCGTCGACAAGAAGACGGGCAGGAACATATTCTCGGCCGAAGACGGCTCGGAAACCGAGGAGTTCTTCCATTTCATCGGCGGCATGCAGAAGCACGTGCCGAACGCGCTGGTGATGTTCGCGCCCTACGTAAATTCCTACCGCCGGCTGACACAGGCGGCCTCCGCTCCGGTCAACAACAAATGGGGCTATGATAACCGCACCACGGCGTTCCGCGTGCCGCGTTCGGATCCCGCGGCGCGGCGCGTCGAAAACCGCATTCCGTCCTCCGACGCCAATCCCTATCTGGCGCTGGCGGCCTCACTTGCCTGCGGACTGATCGGCATCACCAACAAGCTCAAGGCCGAGCCTCCGGTGCTCACCACCGCCAACGCGCACGAGATCGACCTGCCGCGCAGCCTGCTAGAAGCCGTCGACCTGTTCGAGGGCGACGAGGAACTCTGCGCGCTGCTGGGCAAGTCCTTCGCCGCCACCTATGCGGCGATCAAGCGGGCGGAATTCGAGACGTTCATGGAAGTGATCAGTCCGTGGGAGCGGGAGTACCTTCTACTCAACGTCTGA
- a CDS encoding SH3 domain-containing protein: MREPFSFGTPERRRFAMQFGYDMRPSFWQEVRSNSHLVIAAVGTAALLGVAAVALWLALPTSERQAAASQEQSIPTIPVKTMKIVPAGTTVAAATVPQPARKSDQVSPTVAAAKANIQALAANDPRWTGAQPKAASAAPDADQAAASSQVASQGEPAPDKPATTAAFAQSATDTDATAELAKVAAPAPAASSNPDGAQTAAIPEVQPQAPEQKPANAQDDNAKAKPRKVAAAGSGLILRAVTMRSAPKKGATPIGTVPARTSVQLMGCKQWCEIVYNGKHGWIYKSYIKPGA; this comes from the coding sequence GTGAGAGAGCCCTTCAGTTTCGGTACGCCGGAACGTCGGCGCTTTGCCATGCAGTTTGGATACGACATGCGGCCGTCCTTCTGGCAGGAAGTCCGTTCGAACTCGCATCTGGTGATTGCAGCGGTCGGCACCGCCGCGCTGCTCGGCGTGGCCGCGGTGGCGCTCTGGCTGGCATTGCCGACGAGCGAGCGGCAGGCAGCCGCCAGCCAGGAACAAAGCATTCCGACCATTCCGGTGAAGACAATGAAGATCGTCCCTGCCGGAACCACGGTGGCCGCGGCGACGGTGCCGCAGCCGGCCCGAAAGTCCGACCAGGTGTCACCGACCGTGGCGGCAGCGAAAGCAAACATACAAGCGCTCGCGGCCAATGATCCTCGCTGGACCGGGGCACAGCCAAAGGCCGCTTCTGCGGCCCCTGATGCCGATCAAGCAGCAGCCTCCAGCCAAGTGGCCAGCCAGGGTGAGCCCGCGCCGGACAAACCGGCTACCACGGCGGCATTCGCACAATCGGCGACCGATACCGACGCCACCGCCGAACTTGCCAAGGTTGCCGCGCCGGCACCGGCGGCAAGCAGCAATCCGGACGGCGCGCAGACCGCGGCCATCCCGGAGGTGCAGCCGCAAGCACCGGAACAAAAACCCGCAAATGCACAAGACGACAATGCCAAGGCGAAGCCGCGAAAGGTAGCGGCGGCGGGCAGCGGCCTTATCCTCAGGGCTGTGACCATGCGCAGTGCCCCGAAGAAGGGAGCTACCCCCATCGGCACTGTGCCTGCCCGGACTTCAGTGCAACTGATGGGCTGCAAGCAGTGGTGCGAGATCGTCTACAACGGCAAGCACGGCTGGATCTACAAGAGCTACATCAAGCCCGGCGCCTGA
- a CDS encoding HAD family hydrolase, whose product MRKNSELTTIGFDADDTLWQNEQFFRMTEKRFAAMLADHGEEKRISTRLLEAERRNLAVYGFGIKGFTLSMIETAIEVTDGRVPAAVIAEILDAGREMLSHPIEVLPHVRETVEKLAGDYRLVLITKGDLFDQERKLAGSGLGDLFDAVEIVSDKNAATYARLFSRHGDGPAKSMMVGNSLKSDVVPAIEAGGWGVHVPHELTWVLEHVEAPVAVPRFRQIADLGLLPELVESITS is encoded by the coding sequence ATGCGAAAAAACAGCGAACTGACGACCATCGGCTTCGATGCCGACGACACGCTTTGGCAGAACGAACAGTTTTTCCGCATGACGGAAAAACGCTTCGCCGCCATGCTTGCCGACCATGGCGAGGAGAAACGGATTTCGACGCGATTGCTCGAGGCCGAACGGCGCAACCTTGCCGTATATGGCTTCGGCATCAAGGGATTTACCCTGTCGATGATCGAAACGGCGATCGAGGTCACAGACGGGCGGGTGCCGGCCGCGGTCATAGCGGAGATCCTCGACGCCGGCCGCGAGATGCTGAGCCACCCGATCGAGGTCCTGCCGCATGTGCGTGAGACGGTGGAAAAGCTCGCAGGCGATTACCGCCTTGTGCTGATCACCAAGGGCGACCTCTTCGACCAGGAGCGCAAGCTGGCCGGCTCCGGCCTCGGTGACCTGTTCGACGCGGTCGAGATCGTCAGCGACAAGAATGCCGCGACCTATGCGCGCCTCTTCAGCCGCCACGGTGACGGTCCGGCAAAGAGCATGATGGTCGGCAATTCGCTGAAGTCGGACGTGGTGCCGGCGATCGAGGCCGGTGGCTGGGGTGTCCATGTGCCACACGAACTGACCTGGGTGCTCGAGCATGTCGAGGCGCCGGTCGCCGTGCCGCGATTCCGCCAGATCGCCGATCTCGGGCTATTGCCCGAATTGGTCGAAAGTATCACGAGTTGA
- a CDS encoding FAD-binding oxidoreductase yields MSYQSPISPGRSWYEETAGPRPEYPALDGDRICDVVIIGGGFTGLSAATHLAKAGTNVVLIDAYRFGDGASGRNGGQLGTGQRAWAEDLEAEYGLSRAKALFDLAEEAKAHLIEFVAINQIDIDYMPGQLSVAHKPRYVDDYKAHAEIMASRFSYPHISFMDAKETAERLGSSAYFGGTRDTGTGHIHPMKLVIGTARVAAQAGAQLFEGTPSTGIVSAGGIVKVSTPRGTVTAQKCLIAVNAYGGTLEPVSAAHIMPIGSFIGATVPLGTDSKVLSGGESVDDSRFVVRYFRRSRDGRLLFGGREVYGVNDPKDIHIHIRRQIVELYPALKDIEITHGWGGYVGITVPRKPFVREVMPNVISAGGYSGHGVLLSNFFGKLYAETVAGNRDRLKLIEDLKIPPFPGGRRFRTPLLFLALNWFALRDRI; encoded by the coding sequence ATGAGTTATCAATCTCCGATCTCTCCCGGCCGCTCGTGGTATGAAGAAACCGCGGGGCCTAGACCCGAATACCCGGCGCTTGACGGCGACCGGATCTGTGACGTCGTCATCATCGGTGGTGGCTTCACCGGTCTGTCGGCGGCAACGCATCTGGCCAAGGCTGGAACGAATGTCGTTTTGATCGACGCGTATCGTTTCGGCGACGGCGCTTCCGGGCGTAACGGCGGGCAGCTCGGCACCGGGCAGCGCGCCTGGGCCGAGGACCTGGAGGCCGAATACGGTCTGTCCCGAGCCAAGGCGCTGTTCGATCTCGCCGAGGAGGCGAAGGCGCATCTCATCGAATTCGTCGCAATCAATCAGATCGATATCGACTACATGCCGGGCCAGCTCTCGGTCGCGCACAAGCCGCGCTATGTCGACGACTACAAGGCCCATGCCGAGATCATGGCCAGCCGTTTCTCCTATCCGCATATCTCCTTCATGGACGCGAAGGAGACAGCGGAGCGGCTGGGCTCGAGCGCCTATTTCGGCGGCACGCGCGACACCGGCACTGGCCACATCCATCCCATGAAGCTGGTGATCGGCACGGCGCGGGTGGCGGCACAGGCCGGCGCGCAGCTGTTCGAAGGGACGCCATCGACAGGCATCGTTTCAGCAGGCGGCATAGTCAAGGTTTCGACGCCAAGAGGTACGGTCACGGCCCAAAAGTGCCTGATCGCGGTCAATGCCTATGGCGGTACGCTTGAGCCGGTGAGTGCGGCGCACATCATGCCGATCGGCTCCTTCATCGGTGCGACGGTGCCTTTGGGGACAGATTCAAAAGTGCTGTCCGGGGGCGAGTCCGTCGATGATTCCCGCTTCGTCGTGCGCTATTTCCGTCGGTCGAGGGACGGTCGGCTGCTGTTCGGCGGACGCGAGGTTTATGGCGTCAATGACCCCAAGGACATCCACATCCATATCCGCCGCCAGATCGTGGAACTCTATCCCGCATTGAAGGATATCGAGATCACCCATGGCTGGGGCGGCTATGTCGGCATAACCGTGCCGCGGAAACCATTCGTGCGCGAAGTCATGCCCAATGTGATCTCGGCCGGCGGCTATTCCGGCCATGGCGTCTTGCTGTCGAACTTCTTCGGCAAGCTCTATGCCGAGACCGTTGCCGGCAATCGCGACCGGCTGAAGCTGATCGAGGACCTGAAAATTCCGCCATTTCCCGGCGGTCGACGCTTCCGCACACCGCTGCTTTTCCTGGCGCTCAACTGGTTCGCGCTGCGCGACAGAATTTAG
- the pgl gene encoding 6-phosphogluconolactonase, with the protein MAREQLTSASYNWNAFPDRPQLAATLAGRVADRLNKAIAERGTAVLAVSGGTTPAKFFAALSVAPIAWDKVIVTLVDERFVPASSPRSNAGLVAANLLQNAAKAARFVPLYHEASGIEDAAASDDAALRTLPWPLDVVVLGMGPDGHTASFFPDADDLAKLLDPASDRIILPVHAASAGEPRLTLTLARIIDAGFIALHIEGEDKRIAFDGAVAPGPRKPIRAVLDAAPRPVEVFWAP; encoded by the coding sequence ATGGCACGAGAGCAATTGACCAGCGCCAGCTACAACTGGAACGCTTTCCCCGACCGGCCGCAACTGGCGGCGACGCTGGCTGGCCGCGTGGCCGATCGCCTGAACAAGGCAATCGCCGAGCGCGGCACGGCCGTGCTGGCCGTGTCCGGCGGCACGACGCCGGCAAAGTTCTTCGCCGCCCTCTCAGTGGCGCCGATCGCCTGGGACAAGGTGATCGTGACGCTGGTCGACGAGCGTTTCGTGCCGGCCTCCTCACCGCGTTCCAATGCCGGGCTGGTTGCCGCCAATCTGTTGCAGAACGCAGCCAAGGCGGCGCGCTTCGTGCCTCTCTACCATGAGGCATCAGGCATCGAGGATGCAGCGGCATCCGACGATGCCGCATTGCGAACCCTGCCCTGGCCACTCGATGTCGTGGTGCTCGGCATGGGGCCGGACGGCCACACCGCCTCGTTCTTTCCCGATGCCGACGATCTGGCAAAACTCCTCGATCCGGCCTCGGACAGGATCATCCTGCCGGTTCATGCGGCCAGTGCGGGCGAGCCTCGGCTGACCCTGACGCTGGCGCGCATCATCGATGCCGGCTTCATCGCGCTGCACATAGAGGGCGAGGACAAGCGCATCGCCTTTGACGGCGCGGTCGCGCCCGGACCGCGAAAACCGATCCGTGCCGTACTCGACGCTGCACCCAGGCCCGTAGAGGTTTTCTGGGCGCCCTGA
- a CDS encoding response regulator: MTRSPSQVLVVAKSPINRVVVSKIVERSGLRPISESPDMAAKTLRTLVPGVIVLDGGADNKDCDTLMSGIETLRRASGKSHPPVILLSTKTGTPESLGLSSVIDVVVAKPITPERLQPVIDRLISR; encoded by the coding sequence ATGACCCGCAGTCCCTCGCAAGTGCTTGTTGTCGCGAAATCGCCGATCAATCGCGTGGTGGTGTCGAAGATCGTCGAGCGATCCGGGCTCAGACCGATCTCGGAATCGCCCGATATGGCGGCGAAAACCTTGCGGACGCTGGTGCCAGGCGTGATTGTGCTGGACGGCGGCGCAGACAACAAGGACTGCGACACTCTGATGTCCGGCATCGAAACGTTGCGGCGGGCTTCGGGCAAATCGCATCCTCCCGTCATCCTGCTTTCAACCAAGACCGGCACGCCGGAGAGCCTGGGCCTGTCAAGCGTGATTGACGTCGTGGTCGCCAAGCCGATCACGCCCGAGCGGCTGCAACCGGTGATCGATCGCCTGATCAGCCGCTAA
- a CDS encoding SDR family oxidoreductase, whose product MRLENKVAIITGAASGFGEGMAKRFAEEGARVVVADLNAKGAERVAGEIGEAAIWTQTDVSLRSEFDEMVYAAKSAFGRIDIMVNNAGFTHRNGDMLKVDEETFDLITAVNMKAIYHAALAVVPIMERQGGGVILTTASTAGLRPRPGLTWYNASKGWAITATKSMAVELAPKNIRVNCLCPVAGETGMLERFMGADTLEIRETFRASIPLGRLSTPLDIANAALWLASDEAAFITGVALEVDGGRCI is encoded by the coding sequence ATGCGTCTGGAAAACAAGGTCGCCATCATCACCGGCGCGGCATCCGGTTTCGGTGAAGGCATGGCCAAGCGTTTTGCCGAAGAGGGCGCCAGGGTGGTCGTCGCCGACCTCAACGCCAAGGGTGCGGAACGCGTCGCCGGCGAGATCGGCGAGGCTGCGATCTGGACGCAGACGGATGTTTCGCTCCGCTCCGAATTCGACGAGATGGTCTATGCCGCAAAAAGCGCCTTCGGCCGCATCGACATCATGGTCAACAATGCCGGCTTCACCCATCGCAACGGCGACATGCTGAAGGTCGACGAGGAGACGTTCGACCTGATCACCGCGGTCAACATGAAGGCGATCTATCACGCAGCCCTTGCCGTCGTGCCGATCATGGAGCGGCAAGGCGGCGGCGTCATCCTGACCACGGCGTCCACCGCTGGTCTCAGGCCACGCCCCGGCCTCACCTGGTACAATGCCTCGAAAGGCTGGGCGATCACAGCCACCAAATCGATGGCGGTGGAACTCGCGCCAAAGAACATCCGCGTCAACTGCCTCTGTCCGGTCGCGGGCGAAACCGGCATGCTGGAGAGATTCATGGGCGCCGACACGCTCGAGATTCGCGAGACATTTCGCGCCTCGATCCCGCTTGGCCGGCTGTCGACGCCGCTCGATATCGCCAATGCCGCGCTCTGGCTGGCATCGGATGAAGCCGCCTTCATCACCGGCGTGGCGCTGGAGGTCGATGGCGGCCGCTGCATCTGA
- the zwf gene encoding glucose-6-phosphate dehydrogenase, with the protein MTSQIIPVDPFDFIIFGGTGDLSERKLLPSLYYRQRDHQFSEPTRIIGTSRSKMSDQEFQAFASQAISDHVKPADIDAKELKTFLARLSYVSADATTGAGFDKLKKAIGESQSIRAFYLAVAPALFGDISHKLKENKLITPNSRIVLEKPIGRDLASAQALNDLVGDDFHESQIFRIDHYLGKETVQNLMALRFANALYEPLWNSAHIDHVQITVAETVGLEDRVTYYDKAGALRDMVQNHMLQLLCLVAMEAPSSMDADAVRDEKLKVLRALNRINGNEAPKQTVRGQYRAGASAGGPVKGYVEELGKDSNTETFVAIKAEIGTWRWAGVPFYLRTGKRLATRVSEIVIEFKPIPHSIFGDSAGPIFANQLVIRLQPDEGVKQFIMIKDPGPGGMRLRQISLDMSFAQSFDGRAPDAYERLIMDVIRGNQTLFMRRDEVEAAWKWIDPIQNAWEGAKQEAQGYTAGTWGPSASIALIERDGRTWHESN; encoded by the coding sequence ATGACCAGCCAGATCATCCCCGTCGACCCTTTCGACTTCATCATTTTCGGCGGCACCGGCGACCTGTCGGAACGCAAGCTTCTGCCATCGCTCTACTATCGCCAGCGTGACCATCAATTCTCCGAGCCGACACGCATCATCGGCACGTCGCGCTCGAAGATGAGCGATCAAGAATTCCAGGCCTTCGCCAGCCAGGCGATTTCCGACCACGTCAAGCCGGCCGATATCGACGCCAAGGAGCTGAAGACCTTCCTGGCCCGGCTTTCCTACGTCTCCGCCGATGCGACGACCGGCGCCGGCTTCGACAAGCTCAAGAAGGCGATCGGCGAGAGCCAGAGCATCCGCGCCTTCTACCTCGCCGTGGCGCCGGCGCTGTTCGGCGATATCTCGCACAAGCTCAAAGAGAACAAGCTAATCACGCCGAACTCGCGCATCGTGCTGGAGAAGCCGATCGGCCGCGACCTTGCCTCGGCGCAAGCGCTCAACGATCTGGTCGGCGACGATTTCCACGAAAGCCAGATTTTCCGCATCGACCACTATCTCGGCAAGGAGACGGTGCAGAACCTGATGGCGCTGCGCTTTGCCAACGCGCTCTATGAGCCGCTCTGGAACTCCGCCCATATCGACCACGTGCAGATCACCGTCGCCGAGACCGTCGGCCTGGAAGACCGCGTCACCTATTACGACAAGGCCGGCGCGCTGCGCGACATGGTGCAGAACCACATGCTGCAGCTGCTGTGCCTCGTCGCCATGGAGGCGCCGTCATCGATGGACGCCGACGCCGTGCGCGACGAGAAGCTGAAGGTGCTGCGCGCGTTGAACCGCATCAACGGCAACGAGGCGCCGAAGCAAACCGTGCGTGGCCAGTATCGCGCCGGCGCCTCTGCCGGCGGGCCGGTGAAGGGCTATGTCGAGGAGCTCGGCAAGGACAGCAACACCGAGACCTTCGTCGCCATCAAGGCCGAGATCGGCACCTGGCGTTGGGCGGGCGTGCCGTTCTACCTCAGGACCGGCAAGCGGCTGGCGACCCGGGTTTCGGAAATCGTCATCGAGTTCAAGCCGATCCCGCATTCGATCTTTGGCGACAGCGCCGGACCGATCTTCGCCAACCAGCTGGTCATCCGGCTGCAGCCCGACGAAGGCGTCAAGCAGTTCATCATGATCAAGGATCCGGGTCCGGGCGGAATGCGGCTGCGCCAGATCTCGCTGGATATGAGCTTCGCGCAATCCTTCGACGGCCGTGCGCCCGATGCCTATGAACGGCTGATCATGGATGTCATCCGCGGCAACCAGACGCTGTTCATGCGCCGTGACGAGGTCGAAGCGGCGTGGAAATGGATCGACCCAATCCAGAATGCCTGGGAAGGCGCCAAGCAGGAAGCACAGGGCTATACGGCCGGAACATGGGGGCCATCGGCCTCGATAGCGCTGATCGAACGTGACGGGCGGACATGGCACGAGAGCAATTGA